The following is a genomic window from Thermotoga sp. Mc24.
CGTTGAGCGAACGTTTCAAGGTTGCGGACATTCTGACTTTCGACAGGGCACCGTACGATGAACCCTTGAACATCGTCAATCAGTTCGAGGTGAGTTCTTCTCTCGCTGCGAACCCGGCAAACCTCGCGGTCGATGTGGGATACGCTCTGGAAAATTCCGACTGGAACGCGACGAGTATCAAACCTTCGGGTGGAGCCAATCCAGAGCTTCTTGAAACCATACAGAATCTTTACACCAGAAAGATATTATCGAACGGCAAGGAGAGTTTCTACGAGTTCTTCGGCGGTGTGGTCTCGGAGCTCGGTGTGGAGGCGGAGACTGCCAGCAATCTCAAGAACAACACGGAAATCCTCAGACAGGAGATCGACAATGCCCGTGAAGAAGTGAAGGGAGTCTCTCTCGACGAGGAGATGGCAAACATGATAGAGTATCAGCACGCGTTCAGCGCTGCTGCCAAAGTCATCACCGCTGTCGATCAGATGATACAGACCGTGATCAACATGGTGGGGTGATCTGAATGAGGGTTACAAACAAAATGATCAGTGATAGGGTGCTGTTCAACATACAGACGAGTTTGAAAAGAATAGCGAAGCTCCACGATCAACTCTCTTCGGGATACAAGGTGAGGTATCCGAGTGACGATGCCGTCGTTGCGAAGAGGGCCAGTGACATTCTGACGAGAAAGAGGGAACTCGAGCAGTTTCAAAGAAGCGTGGATCATGTTCAAACTTACGTGAACGCGTACGACAGTGCCCTTCAAACCGTTTCCTCCATTACTCAAAGACTCAGAGAACTGCTGGTTAGAGCAGCGAATGGGACTCTTTCGAAAGCAGAGAGAGAGGCTATAGCAGAGGAGATCGATAAAATCAAAGAGAATCTGGTGGAAGTGGCGAACACAAGAATAGAGAACGAGTACATCTTTTCTGGATACGATGTTTTCAGTCAGCCGGTCGAAAACGAAAACGGCACCTGGAAGATCTCGACACTTCCGGCCTCAGATAAGAGTCGCTCTATTCTGGTGCTGGGACATTCCATTGATTACGGTGTCACAGCCAGTGAGGTTTTTGAACTGGACAGCGGAAAGAATGTGTTCCAGATGCTTGAGGAGGTTTCTGCCACTCTTCGTTCCAATCTCAACGAAACTCAGATATCGGAGCGTGTGTCGAACGTTTTCTTGAAGGAATTATCCTACTTCGAAGAGCGTATAACCAGAACAATAGGAGAGGTCGGTGGTGTGAGCAGGTTCATCGATATGGTGAACTCGAGGGTGCAGGATCTCGATTTCTTCTTCACCGAGTACCTTTCAAAAGAGAGAGATGCAGACATCACAGAACTCGTGACGGATCTTGCTATGCAGCAGTCGGTTCTTGAAGCTGCTTTGAAATCGGCCAGTCGAGTGCTTCAGGCGACCCTGGTAGACTTCGTGAGGTGATAACGTGGTTTACAAAACCAAACTCGGAGAGATGGAAATTTCGGATGAAAGTATCTTCACGTTCGAAAAAGGAATTCCCGGATTCGAACATCTGCGAAAGTTCGCGCTCGTTTTTCCTCAGGAAACCTTTCCCATAGGATGGCTGCTTTCACTCGAGGATCCGGAAGTGGGACTTCCCGTTGTGGATCCAAAGCTCGTGAGAGCCGATTACGACCCTGTAGTGCTAAGTGAGGATCTCGAGGAGATCGAAGCCGAAAATCAGGAAGCGCTCCTTTTCTTCTGTGTGTTAACGATTCCCCCAGGGAAACCGGAAAAGACCACGATAAATCTCAGGGCACCGATAATTTTGAATCAAAAGAAAAAGAAGGGAATTCAAACGATACTGGAGAACGAAGATTACCAGTTGAGACACCTTCTTTCCGAAGAGATGGAGCGTTCAAAGACTGTGGTATGATCTTCAAATAGAAGCCTCCCTCACCGTGCGGTACCCTTCGGGGTTCAAAGGGGAAGCCGGTGGAAATCCGGCGCGGGGCCGCCACCGTGACCGGGGACGAAACCCGCAGAACGCCACTGGGGCGATCACCCTGGGAAGGTGCGGGGAGTAGGATGATCCGGAAGCCGGGAAACCCGCCCGCGGTGAAGGGAAACCACCTTCCTCGGCACCAGGAAGGTGGGAATATTCTTTTTCAGGGAGGGATGGAAGTGTTCAGAAAACTGGTTTCTTTGATTCTTCTTTTTGTCACCGCTGTTGCGCTCGCCGTAACGGTTGTGGACGATTCTGGAAGAGTGGTGGAGATCACATCCGCACCCGAAAGGGTGGTCAGTCTGTCTCCCGCCGCAACGAGGTTTCTTGTGTTCCTCGGCCTGGAAGACAAAATCGTTGGAGTCACCGATTACGACAGCTACGAAGCCGAAAGAGTCGGTGCGATGGTTCCTGCGAACATCGAAAAGGTGGTGAGTCTGAATCCCGATCTCGTTCTGATGTTCGGCGGATTTCAGCTTCCCGAAGTTCCAAAACTTGAGGAAGCAGGTTTAAAGGTCCTTGTTGTGAATCCGAATTCTCTCAACGACATCATCAGAGACGTGGTCCTTCTTGGAACGATCTTTGATCGTCGAGACCTTGCCCTGGAGAAATCGGAAAAGCTGAGAGAGAAAATGCTTGAGATAGGAAAGAAGACCTACAACGTTCCTCCATCGAAGCGTCCCAAGGTACTCTACCTGATCTCATCTCCCGGTCCTGATGTGAAGGATATCTGGACGTGTGGAATGGGATCCTATCTCAACGAGATCATCTCTCTGGCGGGCGGGGTGAACATTGCTTCCGGAATCGCAGGGCCGAACGGCTGGCCACAGCTTTCTCTTGAGTATGTTGTGTCTCAAAATCCTGATGTGATAATAGTTGGAGTTTACATCTCTGGAACGGAGAACGAAGAGATAAAGAAAATACTCAATTTTGAACCTTTCAAAGAAATAAACGCAGTGAAGAACAAAAGGGTCTTTGCAGTGGATGGAAACGTGGCCTCTCAACCTTCTCCCGATGTGTTTGAACTCCTCGATTTGTTCTATGAATTTTTCTACGGAGGAAAAGGTGAGTGAGAAAACTCGTTTTTCCGATACTGATACTCAGTTTTCTTCTTGGAATCTTCTTTGGAAGTGTGCCTCTGGACCCCCTTGAAGTGCTGGGGGTCCTCTTTGGTTTGAAAGAAAACCCCGGGGTCGAAAGGATTCTTTCTCTCAGAATTCCAAGGGTTCTGGCAAGTTTTCTGGTTGGAGCCGGTCTTTCGATCGTGGGAAATTCGTTTCAGAATCTTTTGAAGAATCCTCTTGTTGATCCGTATCTCCTTGGAATCTCCTCGGGTGCATCTTTCGGTACCGTTGTGTCGTTTTACCTCGCTGAAATCTTCGGAATCTCCTGGATATACAGAATTCCACTTCTCAGCTTTGGTTTCTCTATGATAGCGTCACTCTTGACCCTTCTCATTGCAAGGAAAGAGGGCCGCTTTCCGGTAACAACCATCGTGCTTTCTGGAGTGGTGGTAAGCACGTTGTTCAGCTCTCTCACTTACATGACGATCGTTCTTTTGAAAAGGAATGTAACCACCATCTCTATGTGGCTCTTTGGAAGCTTTTCAGGGAGTACGTGGGAGGATGTTCTCTTCTATCTGATGGTCGTCATCCCGTTTTTACTTTACTCTTTGATCTTCTCCAAACATCTGAACGCCATGGCACTTGGAGAGGAAGAGGCGTTCATCCTTGGAGTCAGCGTTGAGAGATTGAAGGTTGTCACTTTTCTTTTTGGAAATCTCATCACGGCATTTCTGGTCTCCAGAAGTGGTGTTATCGGTTTCGTCGGTCTCATAGTTCCTCACATCTCTCGCTACCTCGTTGGTCCGAATTTTCTGAAGTCCGTCCTTTCGAGTTTGATCGTGGGAGGAGTTCTTCTCACACTCTGCGACACGGCAGCCAGAACCTTCTTTTCTCCCACAGAACTTCCAGTCGGCGTTGTAACAGCGTTGATCGGAGCACCTTTCCTTGCTTTCCTCATGAAAAGAGGTGTGTGAAGTGGAGATTGTGAGGATTGAAAATTTGTTCTTCCAATACAGAGGCGGATTCTCTCTGAAAAACATAAATCTTTCTGTGAAAAAAGGGGAGTTCTTCGGTATCATCGGACCGAACGGTTCCGGAAAGACTACTCTTTTAAAGATCCTTGTGGGGATTTTTCGTCCTCAGAAAGGAACGGTTCAGCTCCTCGGTAGGATACCGTGGGAGACTTCGAGAAAAGAGATGGCGAAGATAGTAACCCTCGTTTCTCAGGATTTCTTTCCTTCCTACGACTTTTCTGTAAAAGAGATAGTCGAGATGGGACGGCTTCCACACTTGAGTCTTCTGAGTGGAACATCCAGAAAGGATGAGGAGATAGTCCTGAAAAGCCTAGAGCTAACCGGAACATTGAAATTTGTCGACAGAAACTTCTGGACATTGAGCTCTGGAGAGCGCAGGAAGGTTGTGCTATCGAAAGCGATTGTGCAGGACACGGAAATCCTGCTCATCGATGAACTCACAGCCCATCTGGATTACAACAACGTGAGTCTTGTGGGAAACGTTTTGAAAAGGTTGAAAGAATCGGGAAAAACCATCATCTCCGTTTTCCACGACATAAACGTGGCATCTGCTCTGTGTGATCGAATAGGCGTTATGAAAAACGGTGAGATGATAAAAACCGGAGCACCCCCAGAGGTGGTGACCGAAGAGGTGCTCCGGAATACATTCGAAACGGAATTCGTGGTACTTGAACATCCTGTCACAGGAAGACCGTTAGCCTTTCTCAAATAGTTTTTTCAAGAATTTCACCTGTTCAACCGCTTGGAAAGAGCCTCCTCCCTCGTGGTTGTTGTACGGATAGATTCTGATTTCCTTCGGTCCAGCGTAGTAATTGTAGGCAGCGAAAACCGTTGAAGGAGGACAAATGTTGTCCATGAGACCCACAGAAAACAGCGCAGGGATCTTCGCTCTGGCTGCGAAGTTCACTCCATCGAAATAGGAAAGAGTCCTGAACACGATTTCTTCCTTGTCTCTGTGGGTCTTTAGAAAGTTCGTGATCTCCGCGTATGGATGCGTATCCACAAGCTGTACTGCTCTTCTGAAGTGACACAGAAACGGCACATCGCACAGAAGAGCCTTTGCTTTCTTTGAGAGAGCGCTCACCGCAAGGGCTATTCCGCCACCCTGACTGCCTCCAGCTATCACGATTCTTTCTTGATCTACCTGAGGAAAAGAAGCAGCAGCTTCAACGGCTCTGACAGCGTCCGTGAAGACTCGTCTGTAGTAGTAAGTTCTGGGATCCAGTATTCCTCTTGTCATGAATCCTGGATACTGAGGGTCAACGGGACCCTCAGGGTAATCCGGTGTGTCTCCTTTCAGCCAGCCGCTTCCCTGACCTCGAGTATCCATGACGAAACATATGTAACCCATAGAAGGCCAGAACAGCCAGTCGTGAGGGAATCCTCTTCCACCGTTGTATCCTATGTACTGCACAACGCAGGGAAGTTTTTCTTCTTCCAGTTTTGGAACAAGGAGCCACCCTTTGATCCTCTGTCCCCTGTATCCGGAGAAGGTGACATCGTACGCTTCGACTGTTTTGAGGTGAGACTCCATCCTCTCGAAGACGGGGTCTAAGGGGAACTTTTCGCTCTCTGCGAGTGTCTCTTCCCAGAACTCATCGAAGTCTTTCTCTTCGTACCGCTCTGGACGATATTTCTTCAGTTCTTCGAGTGGTAAATCGAAGAAGGCCATTTTTTCACTCCTCGCAGGCTTCCGTGAAGAATTTCCTCATTCCCACCACTTCTCTTTTTTCACCGACGACGGAGAAAGAACCTGTGAGTCTGATGTCTTCAGAAGAGCTTCCCACCATCACTTTGAACTCACCGGGTTCAACCACGAGTTTCATGTCTCTGTTGTAGTAGGCGAGCACGTCCATGTGAAGCCTGAACACAACAGTCTTCTTCTCTTTCGCCTTCAAAGAAACCCTCTTGAAGCCCTTCAGCTCTTTCACAGGCCTTGTGACGCTTGCAAACTCACGACCGATGTAAAGTTGAACCACCTCGTCTCCGTCTCTGTCTCCGATGTTTTCCACGTCCACCTTTATCACCACTTCGCCGGCCGGTGGCACTTCCTTCGGTTCGATTCTGAGGTTGCTGTACTCGAACTTCGTGTAAGACAAACCGTGCCCAAACGGGAAGAGAGGCTTTGTGCTCTCATCCACGTAGTCTCCGTGCCAGTGAGACCTTCCCCCGGATGGTTTGACGTAGTGGAAGACAGGAATCTGACCAGCGCTTCTTGGAAAGCTGATCGGGAGTTTTCCAGAGGGATTCACCTTTCCATAGATGATGTCAACGATCGCTCTTCCTCCCGCTTCTCCAGGAAGCCACACCTGAAGGATCGCGTTCACCTTGTCGACGACGTTTTTGAGTGAATAGGGTCTTCCCGTGATGAGGACAAGAACGACGGGTTTTCCTGTCTTTGCAACTTCGAGGACGAGTTCTTCCTGGACTCCTGGAAGCTTGAGGTTTGCCATGTCTCTGGACTCACCGGTTGTGCAGTCAAGGGTGAGTCCAGATTTGTCCCCTACGACAACGATGGCAACGTCGGATTTCTTTGCAATTTCTATCGCCTCTTCGAAACCGCTTCTGTCTTCCCCTGTCACTTCACAGCCTTTTGCATATTCGAATTCGATCCCTTCTTCTTTGAAGGCATCGAGAACACTCGGAATGCTCTTCATATGTTCTTCTATGCTCTTCTTCAGTCTTTCGTAGTTTTCTCTCGGGATCTGAGGATTTCCAAAGACGTCGTCTATGTTGTCGAGGAGAGCCCTTATGTGTGCAAGGTACATGTAATCTCCGAGGAGATTTCTCACCTCACCCGCGTTCGGTCCGATCAGGGCAACTTTTTTGTTTTTCTGAAG
Proteins encoded in this region:
- the flgL gene encoding flagellar hook-associated protein FlgL, producing the protein MRVTNKMISDRVLFNIQTSLKRIAKLHDQLSSGYKVRYPSDDAVVAKRASDILTRKRELEQFQRSVDHVQTYVNAYDSALQTVSSITQRLRELLVRAANGTLSKAEREAIAEEIDKIKENLVEVANTRIENEYIFSGYDVFSQPVENENGTWKISTLPASDKSRSILVLGHSIDYGVTASEVFELDSGKNVFQMLEEVSATLRSNLNETQISERVSNVFLKELSYFEERITRTIGEVGGVSRFIDMVNSRVQDLDFFFTEYLSKERDADITELVTDLAMQQSVLEAALKSASRVLQATLVDFVR
- the fliW gene encoding flagellar assembly protein FliW; the protein is MVYKTKLGEMEISDESIFTFEKGIPGFEHLRKFALVFPQETFPIGWLLSLEDPEVGLPVVDPKLVRADYDPVVLSEDLEEIEAENQEALLFFCVLTIPPGKPEKTTINLRAPIILNQKKKKGIQTILENEDYQLRHLLSEEMERSKTVV
- a CDS encoding cobalamin-binding protein; translation: MFRKLVSLILLFVTAVALAVTVVDDSGRVVEITSAPERVVSLSPAATRFLVFLGLEDKIVGVTDYDSYEAERVGAMVPANIEKVVSLNPDLVLMFGGFQLPEVPKLEEAGLKVLVVNPNSLNDIIRDVVLLGTIFDRRDLALEKSEKLREKMLEIGKKTYNVPPSKRPKVLYLISSPGPDVKDIWTCGMGSYLNEIISLAGGVNIASGIAGPNGWPQLSLEYVVSQNPDVIIVGVYISGTENEEIKKILNFEPFKEINAVKNKRVFAVDGNVASQPSPDVFELLDLFYEFFYGGKGE
- a CDS encoding FecCD family ABC transporter permease, which encodes MRKLVFPILILSFLLGIFFGSVPLDPLEVLGVLFGLKENPGVERILSLRIPRVLASFLVGAGLSIVGNSFQNLLKNPLVDPYLLGISSGASFGTVVSFYLAEIFGISWIYRIPLLSFGFSMIASLLTLLIARKEGRFPVTTIVLSGVVVSTLFSSLTYMTIVLLKRNVTTISMWLFGSFSGSTWEDVLFYLMVVIPFLLYSLIFSKHLNAMALGEEEAFILGVSVERLKVVTFLFGNLITAFLVSRSGVIGFVGLIVPHISRYLVGPNFLKSVLSSLIVGGVLLTLCDTAARTFFSPTELPVGVVTALIGAPFLAFLMKRGV
- a CDS encoding ABC transporter ATP-binding protein encodes the protein MEIVRIENLFFQYRGGFSLKNINLSVKKGEFFGIIGPNGSGKTTLLKILVGIFRPQKGTVQLLGRIPWETSRKEMAKIVTLVSQDFFPSYDFSVKEIVEMGRLPHLSLLSGTSRKDEEIVLKSLELTGTLKFVDRNFWTLSSGERRKVVLSKAIVQDTEILLIDELTAHLDYNNVSLVGNVLKRLKESGKTIISVFHDINVASALCDRIGVMKNGEMIKTGAPPEVVTEEVLRNTFETEFVVLEHPVTGRPLAFLK
- the axeA gene encoding cephalosporin-C deacetylase yields the protein MAFFDLPLEELKKYRPERYEEKDFDEFWEETLAESEKFPLDPVFERMESHLKTVEAYDVTFSGYRGQRIKGWLLVPKLEEEKLPCVVQYIGYNGGRGFPHDWLFWPSMGYICFVMDTRGQGSGWLKGDTPDYPEGPVDPQYPGFMTRGILDPRTYYYRRVFTDAVRAVEAAASFPQVDQERIVIAGGSQGGGIALAVSALSKKAKALLCDVPFLCHFRRAVQLVDTHPYAEITNFLKTHRDKEEIVFRTLSYFDGVNFAARAKIPALFSVGLMDNICPPSTVFAAYNYYAGPKEIRIYPYNNHEGGGSFQAVEQVKFLKKLFEKG